The following proteins are co-located in the Oceanimonas sp. GK1 genome:
- a CDS encoding aspartate aminotransferase family protein, whose product MPELNKGALQRLDEAHHLHPFTDSQSLHQKGARVIERGEGVYLWDADGHRILDGMAGLWCVNLGYGREELIEAANAQLRRLPYYNLFFQTTHPPAARLAATLAGLLPGDMQHLFFTGSGSECNDTVVRMVRHFWAEQGRPERKVIISRHNAYHGSTLAGASLGGMKPMHAQGGLPLPDMVHIDQPYHFGEGQGTDPHAFGLARARQLEQKILELGPERVAAFIGEPIQGAGGVIIPPDSYWPEIQRICRQYDILLVADEVICGFGRTGHWFASEHFGLEPDLLCMAKGITSGYIPLGAVAVGRRVAEGLIAGGEFFHGFTYSGHPVACAVAQANIEVMQQEHIVERVRDDIGPYLQQRWASLADHPLVGETRGLGLLAALELVADKATLARFPSDAGAGLVCREHSLDAGLVMRAVGDTMIISPPLVITRAEIDELVEKARRALDLTLHTLSNQQGK is encoded by the coding sequence ATGCCGGAATTGAACAAGGGAGCACTGCAACGACTGGACGAGGCCCACCACCTGCATCCCTTTACCGACAGCCAGTCGCTGCATCAAAAGGGTGCCCGGGTGATCGAGCGGGGCGAGGGGGTGTATCTGTGGGATGCCGACGGTCACCGCATTCTCGACGGCATGGCTGGGCTCTGGTGCGTCAACCTGGGCTACGGCCGGGAAGAGCTGATTGAGGCGGCCAATGCCCAGCTGCGCCGCCTGCCCTATTACAACCTGTTTTTTCAGACCACTCATCCTCCTGCCGCCAGACTGGCGGCCACCCTGGCCGGGCTGCTGCCCGGCGACATGCAGCACCTGTTTTTCACCGGCTCCGGCTCTGAGTGCAACGATACGGTCGTGCGCATGGTACGCCACTTCTGGGCGGAGCAGGGCCGGCCCGAGCGTAAGGTGATCATCAGTCGGCACAACGCCTACCACGGCTCCACCCTGGCCGGTGCGTCCCTCGGCGGCATGAAGCCCATGCATGCCCAGGGAGGGTTGCCGTTGCCGGACATGGTGCATATCGACCAGCCTTATCATTTTGGTGAGGGGCAGGGCACCGACCCTCATGCATTTGGCCTGGCGCGGGCCCGGCAGTTGGAGCAGAAAATTCTCGAACTCGGCCCGGAGCGGGTGGCGGCCTTTATCGGTGAGCCCATTCAGGGCGCCGGCGGCGTGATCATTCCGCCCGACAGCTACTGGCCGGAAATTCAGCGCATTTGCCGGCAGTACGACATTCTGCTGGTAGCCGACGAGGTGATCTGCGGCTTTGGCCGCACCGGTCACTGGTTTGCCAGCGAGCACTTCGGTCTTGAGCCGGATCTGCTGTGCATGGCAAAGGGCATTACCTCCGGCTACATTCCCCTCGGGGCCGTGGCGGTGGGCCGGCGGGTGGCGGAAGGACTGATCGCCGGCGGCGAGTTCTTTCACGGTTTTACCTATTCCGGTCACCCGGTGGCCTGCGCCGTGGCCCAGGCCAATATCGAGGTGATGCAACAGGAACACATTGTCGAGCGGGTGCGGGATGATATCGGCCCTTACCTGCAACAGCGCTGGGCCAGCCTGGCCGATCATCCCCTGGTGGGGGAAACCCGGGGCCTGGGGCTTTTGGCGGCGCTGGAACTGGTGGCCGACAAGGCCACCCTGGCCCGCTTTCCCAGCGACGCCGGTGCCGGTCTGGTCTGCCGTGAGCACAGCCTGGATGCCGGGCTGGTGATGCGGGCGGTGGGCGACACCATGATCATTTCGCCGCCCCTGGTGATCACCCGCGCCGAGATCGACGAGCTGGTGGAAAAGGCGCGTCGAGCACTGGATTTGACCCTTCATACCCTGAGCAACCAACAAGGAAAGTAG
- a CDS encoding glutamine synthetase family protein produces MSVQDPENRDMEWLRQWMQQHAITEVECLLPDFTGNARGKILPASKFLKEGGMRLPDNIFLQTVNGDWPDDESIDWTERDMELHADINTPRLVPWASEPTAQVIHDCFDADGEPVEIAPRSVLRRVLKLYEQEGWRPVVAPELEFFLVKKNEDWDYPLEPPIGRNGRPETARQSFSIDAVNEFDPIFEEMYDFCEAQELEVDTLIHESGAAQMEVNFIHGDALDLADQVFLFKRTMREAAMRHNVYATFMAKPMKNEPGSAMHIHQSLVDADGNNLFANPDGSHSELFLHYIGGMQRYIPSAVALFAPNVNSYRRLAFGDSAPRNMAWGEDNRTVGLRVPRSGLADRRIENRFAGADANPYLALAASLACGYLGMKQGIAPTDEVEGSAYNMPFGLARSLEEALLELEQCEELREMLGPRFVRAFIAVKRKEYEAFFTVISAWEREFLLLNV; encoded by the coding sequence ATGAGTGTTCAAGATCCTGAAAACCGCGATATGGAATGGCTGCGCCAGTGGATGCAGCAGCACGCCATTACCGAAGTCGAATGCCTGTTGCCCGACTTTACCGGCAATGCCCGGGGCAAAATACTGCCGGCCAGCAAGTTTCTGAAAGAAGGCGGCATGCGCCTGCCCGACAATATCTTTCTGCAGACCGTGAACGGCGACTGGCCCGATGACGAGAGCATCGACTGGACCGAGCGCGACATGGAGCTGCACGCAGACATCAATACACCCCGGCTGGTACCCTGGGCCAGTGAACCCACCGCCCAGGTGATCCACGACTGTTTCGACGCCGACGGCGAGCCGGTGGAAATCGCGCCGCGCAGCGTACTGCGCCGGGTACTGAAGCTCTACGAGCAGGAGGGCTGGCGGCCGGTGGTGGCGCCGGAGCTGGAGTTTTTCCTGGTCAAGAAAAATGAGGACTGGGACTACCCGCTGGAGCCGCCCATCGGTCGTAACGGCCGGCCGGAAACCGCGCGCCAGTCGTTCAGCATCGACGCCGTCAATGAGTTCGATCCCATCTTTGAGGAAATGTACGACTTCTGTGAAGCCCAGGAGCTGGAGGTGGACACCCTGATCCACGAATCCGGGGCGGCCCAGATGGAGGTGAACTTTATACACGGCGACGCCCTGGATCTGGCGGATCAGGTGTTTCTGTTCAAGCGCACCATGCGTGAGGCGGCCATGCGCCATAACGTCTACGCCACCTTTATGGCCAAGCCGATGAAAAACGAGCCGGGCAGCGCCATGCACATTCACCAGAGCCTGGTGGACGCCGATGGCAACAACCTCTTTGCCAACCCGGACGGCAGCCACAGCGAGCTGTTCCTGCACTATATCGGCGGTATGCAGCGCTATATTCCCAGCGCCGTGGCGCTGTTTGCCCCCAACGTCAACTCCTACCGCCGGCTGGCCTTTGGTGACTCGGCGCCGCGCAACATGGCCTGGGGCGAAGACAATCGCACCGTGGGCCTGCGGGTGCCGCGCTCGGGGTTGGCCGACCGGCGTATTGAAAACCGCTTTGCCGGCGCCGATGCCAACCCCTATCTAGCGCTGGCGGCCAGCCTGGCCTGTGGTTATCTCGGCATGAAACAGGGCATTGCACCCACCGACGAGGTGGAAGGCAGCGCCTACAACATGCCCTTTGGCCTGGCCCGCAGCCTGGAAGAAGCCCTGCTGGAGCTGGAGCAGTGCGAGGAGCTGCGCGAGATGCTGGGGCCGCGCTTTGTGCGCGCCTTTATCGCGGTCAAGCGCAAGGAATACGAGGCCTTTTTTACGGTGATCAGCGCCTGGGAGCGGGAGTTTTTGCTGCTCAACGTATAA